Proteins encoded in a region of the Oncorhynchus clarkii lewisi isolate Uvic-CL-2024 chromosome 18, UVic_Ocla_1.0, whole genome shotgun sequence genome:
- the LOC139372832 gene encoding zinc finger protein 135-like isoform X1, translating to MASVKLEDCSQTLELNANNKDEEEEEKIRTTVSHGYHVETFSTSREQQQGDQRAKKSHHCPHCEEIFPFLSKLRIHLKIHTGEKPYSCSDCGKCFKTSNELKVHQTTHTGEKPFFCPDCGTSFSQLSHLKSHERIHTGEKPYSCSDCGKCFKTLYELKVHQRTHTGEKPYVCSDCGKCFTSSTHLKVHQRTHTGEKPYSCSDCGKSFKTSNELKVHQKTHTGEKPFFCSDCGASFSHLGTLKTHQLIHTGEKPYFCFDCGKCFKTSTELKVHQRTHTGDKPYYCSECGTSFSKFSILKTHERIHTGEKPYVCSDCGKYFTTSTHLKVHQRTHTGEKPYSCSDCGKRFKTSNELKVHQRTHTGEKPYVCSSCGTSFSQLSHLQSHERIHTGEKPFFCSDCGASFSQLGTLKTHQRIHTGAKPYSCSDCRKCFKTSNELKVHQRTHTGEKPYSCSDCGKCFKTSNELKVHQRTHTGEKPYVCFDCGTSFSQLSSLKSHERIHTGEKPYSCSVCVKCFKTATELIVHQRTHA from the coding sequence GGTACCATGTTGAGACATTCTCCACATCCAGAGAGCAACAGCAGGGAGATCAGAGAGCTAAGAAGTCTCATCACTGCCCACATTGTGAAGAGATTTTCCCATTTCTATCAAAGCTAAGAATACACCTAaaaatacatacaggagagaagccttactcctgctctgactgtggaaaatgttttaaaacatcaaatgagcTAAAGGTTCatcagacaacacacacaggagagaagcctttcttctgcCCTGACTGTGGAACTAGTTTCTCTCAGCTTTCCCACTTAaaatcacatgaacgtatacatacaggggagaagccatactcctgctctgactgtgggaaatgttttaaaacattatatgagctaaaagttcatcagagaacacacacaggagagaagccttacgtctgctctgactgtggaaaatgcttcacatCATCAACTcatctaaaagttcatcagagaacacacacaggagagaagccttattcctgctctgactgtggaaaaagttttaaaacatcaaatgagcTAAAGGTTCATcagaagacacacacaggagagaagcctttcttctgctctgactgtggggcgagtttctctcatctgggcaccttaaaaacacaccaacttATACACACTGGCGAGAAGCCATACTTCTGCtttgactgtggaaaatgcttcaaaacatcaactgagctaaaagttcatcagagaacacacacaggagacaagCCATATTACTGCTCTGAGTGTGGAACTAGTTTCTCTAAATTTTCCATcttaaaaacacatgaacgtatacatacaggagagaagccttacgtctgctctgactgtggaaaatacttcacaacatcaactcatctaaaagttcatcagagaacacacacaggggagaagccatactcctgctctgactgtggaaaacgttttaaaacatcaaatgagctaaaagttcaccagagaacacatacaggagagaagccttacgtctGCTCTAGCTGTGGAACTAGTTTCTCTCAACTTTCCCATTTACaatcacatgaacgtatacatacaggagagaagcctttcttctgctctgactgtggggcgagtttctctcagctgggcaccttaaaaacacaccaacgtatacacacaggagcgaagccttattcctgctctgactgtagaaaatgttttaaaacatcaaatgagctaaaagttcatcagagaacacacacaggagagaagccttattcctgctctgactgtggaaaatgttttaaaacatcaaatgagctaaaagttcaccagagaacacacacgggagagaagccttacgtctGCTTTGACTGTGGAACTAGTTTCTCGCAACTTTCCAGCTTAaaatcacatgaacgtatacatacaggggagaagccatactcctgctctgtTTGTGTAAAATGCTTCAAAACAGCAACCGAGCTAatagttcatcagagaacacacgcATGA